The nucleotide sequence GGTAAgtgaattttctctatttctaAGAATGCAGTGAGTGGAATTTGCCAAAAATTTGCCCAGAAATCAatagaattttgcaatattttttttgcgttTATCGGGGCCTCCGCAGAGGCAAAGTGACGCGTTTGCTTCTCGAACATTCCACGCAAATTTCCCAAGCTCACGCATTTTAGAgcataattaaagaatttttttattctagcatttcttttaaataaatattttaatattttttcaccgAGTAGGGGTAATTTTGTGTGtggaaatttgaaatattgCTGAATAATTCCTTTGCGTTTATCGGGGCCTCCGCAGAGGTGCTTCTCGAACATTCCATGCAATTGTGCCATGCTCACGCATATTAGAACAtcatttaagaattttctactctctcatttcttttaaataaatattttaatattttttttccggaATAGTGTCATTTTTTGTGTGGAAATTTGGAATATTGCTAAATAATTCCTTTGTGTTTAACGGGGCCTCCGCAGAGGCTTAGAGACACGTTTGCTTCTCGAACACTCCATGCAATTGTGCCATGCTCACGCTAAATTTGATTAAAGGCACGATAAATGTAAATTTGAAATCATCTAATAAGCGAGCTGTAAAAactcaaatttggtcagcaatcaatttatttataataaataatttatataatataatatgtaATGTCAAGGAGTTTGGCTCACCTGTGTGGATGGTCTCTGGTTAATCTCGTCCCTCTGGATAGGCTGAGGGGGTTCTGTCACCTGTGTGGATGGTCTCTGGTTAATCTCGTCCCTCTGGATAGGCTGAGGGGGTTCTGTCACCTGTGTGGATGGTCTCTGGTTAACCTCGTCCCTCTGGATAGGCTGAGGGGGTTCTGTCACCTGTGTGGATGGTCTCTGGTTAATCTCGTCCCTCTGGATAGGCTGAGGGGGTTCTGTCACCTGTGTGGATGGTCTCTGGTTAATCTCGTCCCTCTGGATAGGCTGAGGGGGTTCTGTCACCTGTGTGGATGGTCTCTGGTTAACCTCGTCCCTCTGGATAGGCTGAGGGGGTTCTGTCACCTGTGTGGATGGTCTCTGGTTAATCTCGTCCCTCTGGATAGGCTGAGGGGGTTCTGTCACCTGTGTGGATGGTCTCTGGTTAACCTCGTCCCTCTGGATAGGCTGAGGGGGTTCTGTCACCTGTGTGGATGGTCTATCCGGAGAGGAGGACCCCAAAAAAATGTCAACGAAAGGATTCTCAACTCTCCTGAGCAGTTCCTTCGATCACTGAGGTAATTTCTGCCTTCGACCACTGGGTGAATTCAGCCTAATCAATGCTGGATCAAGGAAGTGATCCTGCTGAACACTGAATCACCTTTTTTCACTACCACGCGGAATGGAAAATCACCACGTGGTCACCTCACTGATCGGTTTTGATGCAATTGGGATAAAATCCACAGGGATTGATCACTAAATTTTGTCTGATATAGTCAATTGTCCTAATAACTTGGTGGAAAACAACTTTGGGtaagaaaaaatcacaaatagaAACTAATTTCTTCACTGAAGCTTGGAAAACGTTTAGATTGCACCAATGCTTGATCTCGAATGACCTCTAAAGTCTTAAAAAACTGGCCACTGCAGCGGTAAAAACTCTCTCACTCTCCGTACACATACTATGCATCAGTGTGTGTGTATTGCTAAAAAATCCCATCAACTCTTTCCCCTTTTGCTCTCTTTGCTGTTATCATTCAACGGTAAAAGATGGATTTTAGAGAGTGACAAAGCGTGCTCTTTAGGTGGTTGGAAAATTATGCGTTAACATGTAAcataattaactaattttttaatttaatttatttaaatataaattatttatttattttaattatttttatttaatttaaattatttaaatattaatttaatttattaatttaatattaaaaaataatacaaaataacaataatttataataaataagtaagaaaataaaagtggtcagaaaaatgtgaaaagtaaacaggaaattatttaaaattaacattaaaagaataaaatggagcagtaaaaatatctaATTTGGTCTATGCAAATTTAAACTAGCCAAAAAACAAAGCAATAAGAAGACACCATTAAATGTttcaaatgaacaaaaaaatcattttggtcAGTGAATATGTAAAATGTTGTCATTACAAATTTAAATTCGTCTGCAAATGTAGGATTTTCCTGATAGAAAAACTAGTAATCaacttaaattcaattttaaatttcaagcaagttgtcatgaaaatttcatgagttttttttttaatcttaaatcattttcaatcagcaaaaaatacactcctgttatattgaaaattttatataaatttaataataaatcataaaaatttagattttcatGTTTTACTCATTTCATCTGAATATTAACGAACAAtttaaaattgggtttttgtTTCGTGAAAGTTGTAGTTCTATGTAAAATTGCTGACtgatttttcattgattttaaaattgaatataatttttaattctcagTTTTAGTTTTGACCACATTTTTAATTGcttacttttatttttcaattgttgtttttcatttttcactgaccaccttttttttaaatttttaattaagagaattctatattttatttttacttttaattttttgctgatcatttcgattttttactgatcagatTAATGTGTTAGCtgacaattttgaataaatttctgctcattttgtttttgctcgcttaaaatctttattttcagTCTCTATTATCTCGAAATTTATACTGTAATTTATTTCTCTATATTAATTTGTAGTATAaaatattgagatttttctatttttaagtcAATATATAAGCACTAAGATAAAGCTTTATTTGCGATATTTATGTAAATACGTGCAGCGAGTAGAGGATGCCAATTTTAGTGTCCTTTTTCAGAACTATATTAGGTGAATTTCATAAGAAttctttattaattaattttaaaacattttttttacaaagttttacACACTTGTAAGTGCTTTTCCGTAATAATAACTAATCAGTAGTAATAATTTTACTAGACCAAACATAAATTACACCAAGAATGCTAATTTCTGTAAAACTGTCAAACAAGTCaaacatttatatttatttttttccaaaaatccgtCATATAGAGTAGAAACTACATACTCATATGATAATATTAATGTTCTTTAAGTCATCATATCCACACTAACAAGTAGAATTTTATCCAACGGTTCTCTGAATATCACGTTCCGAAAGCTTAGATCGAAACACATGTAAACTCCttaaggcttctacacattaggagcaattttcgtcaaaaaactgctttttttaaggaaattgcctgcagtactgtaggtggaaacgtcaaaattctgtcaaaaatgcatttcttgatgaaaattgATGCCAATGTATACAGGCCTTTATGGCGTCTACatactagtagaaatttctttaaaaaatgcctttttaaagaaaatttcccctatccttgtaggcagaaacctcagaattttttaaaaaagtaatttttgacgaaaactgcttctAGTATGTAGACACCATTAGTACACATGTATTCAGAGCACATTttgttcccatttttttttgtattgttaaaGATCTTTAGTGTTGCAACGAAAGTCCGCAACTCCGTTAgaaataagcggttgaaaatgaatgaaagttTTACAACGAAAATGAATAAACTTTTCATTTTGAAGATCATATTAATTACTTGTACTTGATTTAAAAcggtttttaaatattttatttggcaaattacaatgaaaatctatAAACTCCAAAGCGTCTTCAAAAAATATGTTCTTCAGACGAATGCTTTTTCTTTCTTTAGCCCCCGAAGCAAACTTTAAAATGAGTGAATCTGAAGAGGgaaatacaaattttccaaatgaggtaattttttttagtgttagaaattattatgttttact is from Phlebotomus papatasi isolate M1 unplaced genomic scaffold, Ppap_2.1 HiC_scaffold_238, whole genome shotgun sequence and encodes:
- the LOC129808956 gene encoding uncharacterized protein LOC129808956 — protein: MAKDFLQISKIFLQGNCLQSANVNRRNCEVLVADAVPSTQVTEPPQPIQRDEVNQRPSTQVTEPPQPIQRDEINQRPSTQVTEPPQPIQRDEVNQRPSTQVTEPPQPIQRDEINQRPSTQVTEPPQPIQRDEINQRPSTQVTEPPQPIQRDEVNQRPSTQVTEPPQPIQRDEINQRPSTQVTEPPQPIQRDEINQRPSTQ